The genomic segment CGCAGAGCACCCCCACGAATCCCAGAAGCCGTCCCCCACAATGGTGGGATTAAAATAAGGAGCTACATAATATGGCTGAAATTCAATATTACGCTACTGGCAGGAGAAAGACATCAATAGCAAGAGTTACTATCAAACCCGGAACAGGGAGTATAAATATCAATGAGATGGCCATCAACGAATACTTTCCGCAAGAGACACTAAAAATGATTGTAAGACAACCCTTAGAAGTAGCATCTGCCTCTAACAAATATGACATTAATGTTAAAGTTTCTGGAGGCGGAATGACAGGGCAGGCCGGGGCCGTGCGGCACGGTATTGCAAGGGCACTGGTTCAATTCAACTCTGACCTTAAAGGCAGGTTAAAAAAAGAAGGTTTTTTAACGAGAGACCCTCGTGTTAAAGAGAGGAAAAAATACGGACAGAAGGCCGCAAGAAAAAGATTCCAGTTCTCAAAGAGATAAGAAAGCGGATTACGCATTACGGTATATAAATGTTAAAGGTAGCTATCCTCGGTGGCAGTGGTTACACAGGTGGAGAACTTTTAAGACTCCTCCAGAACCATTCTCAAGTAGAAATAACGGCTGTTACATCTGAACGCTTCGCTGGCAAATCAATTTCCGATGTATTTCCTCATATGTACCCTGCAAAAGATTTGACTTTTGAGGCCCTGAATTTGAGAAAGCTCGCAGGAAAAGCCGAACTATTCTTTCTCTGTCTTCCCCATAAAAAATCTCAGGAGGTTGTAGCCCATCTTCACAAGGCCAACAAGAAAG from the Nitrospirota bacterium genome contains:
- the rpsI gene encoding 30S ribosomal protein S9 translates to MAEIQYYATGRRKTSIARVTIKPGTGSININEMAINEYFPQETLKMIVRQPLEVASASNKYDINVKVSGGGMTGQAGAVRHGIARALVQFNSDLKGRLKKEGFLTRDPRVKERKKYGQKAARKRFQFSKR